The following coding sequences are from one Meiothermus cerbereus DSM 11376 window:
- a CDS encoding thymidine kinase, whose translation MSLPHLPHHQGWIEVVVGPMFSGKSDELIRRIKRALIARQRVLVFKPRLDHRYHATDVYSHDGRRAEAIPVSNSAELRVHLSDPLPDVVAVDEAQFFDEGLIKLVLELADKGVRVICAGLDMDFRGEPFGIIPQLLSRAEYVEKLYAVCPVCGAPATRTQRFVNGKPARYDDPVILVGASEAYEPRCRKCHTVVTKEVQEIL comes from the coding sequence GCACCACCAGGGTTGGATAGAAGTTGTGGTTGGGCCCATGTTTTCCGGCAAGTCGGACGAGCTTATTCGGCGCATCAAGCGGGCCCTCATTGCCCGGCAGCGGGTGCTGGTATTCAAGCCGCGCCTAGACCACCGCTACCATGCCACCGACGTCTACAGCCACGATGGTAGACGGGCCGAGGCCATTCCCGTGAGCAACTCCGCCGAGCTGAGGGTTCACTTATCTGACCCCCTGCCCGATGTGGTGGCCGTGGACGAGGCACAATTTTTTGATGAAGGCCTGATTAAACTGGTGCTCGAGCTTGCCGATAAGGGCGTGCGGGTAATTTGCGCTGGCCTGGACATGGACTTTCGTGGTGAGCCGTTCGGCATCATACCCCAGCTGCTCTCACGGGCCGAGTATGTGGAGAAGCTCTACGCGGTTTGTCCGGTATGCGGAGCTCCGGCCACCCGCACCCAGCGCTTCGTGAACGGCAAACCGGCCCGCTACGATGACCCCGTAATTCTGGTGGGGGCCAGCGAGGCCTACGAGCCGCGCTGCCGCAAGTGCCACACCGTTGTGACCAAAGAGGTGCAGGAGATCCTGTAG
- a CDS encoding Hsp20/alpha crystallin family protein — protein MTIEHFDAIERLQTIRQQLDELSRRFASQEALGEWVPAIDVIDEGTQFRILVDVPGVKNEDLELQEEGQTIILAGLRHPQQGRFYRQERPAGPFRRSLTLPEPIVAGMAQASLKGGVLELVLQKARKTPRKGKK, from the coding sequence ATGACCATTGAACACTTCGATGCGATTGAACGCTTGCAAACCATCCGGCAACAACTCGACGAACTCTCGAGGCGGTTTGCTTCCCAGGAAGCCCTGGGCGAATGGGTACCGGCTATAGATGTGATAGACGAAGGCACGCAGTTTCGCATTCTAGTTGACGTGCCGGGTGTAAAAAACGAAGACCTGGAACTTCAAGAAGAGGGCCAGACCATCATCCTGGCCGGGTTGCGGCACCCGCAGCAGGGTAGGTTTTACCGTCAAGAACGCCCCGCCGGACCATTTCGCCGCTCCCTGACCCTGCCCGAACCCATCGTCGCAGGTATGGCGCAGGCCTCGCTGAAGGGCGGGGTGCTCGAGCTGGTGCTACAAAAAGCCCGCAAAACACCGCGCAAAGGCAAAAAGTAA
- the miaA gene encoding tRNA (adenosine(37)-N6)-dimethylallyltransferase MiaA: protein MDNADSHYAPIIPLLTGPTATGKTELALRLGRLFPVVVVSADASMVYRGMDIGTAKPSQAERLQVKHYLIDVVWPSQSFSVADYLGLAEEAIQEVLEQGHTPLVVGGTGYYIRALSEGLHQLPEPDVALQAELWQALEVGGVEPLLEELRAASPEDALRVQRNPRRIVRALEVLRRTGLPPARFPKRTPRFRYRKLILWPSWGWLEPRLALRVERMFEQGLVQEVEHLLRAYPQMPTALQSIGYKEVAAHLRGQMTLEQARQATIRATRAYAKRQYTWFRKEPGEVAFLPHGGDEAWPGVRDWFEHFLQS from the coding sequence ATGGATAACGCAGATTCGCATTACGCGCCCATCATCCCGCTATTAACCGGCCCCACTGCAACTGGTAAGACCGAGCTAGCCTTGCGCCTGGGGCGACTTTTCCCAGTTGTGGTGGTTTCTGCCGATGCCAGTATGGTGTACCGGGGGATGGACATTGGGACTGCCAAGCCCAGCCAGGCCGAGCGGCTCCAGGTTAAGCACTACCTCATAGACGTAGTCTGGCCCAGCCAGAGCTTCAGTGTGGCGGATTATCTTGGCCTGGCCGAGGAAGCCATTCAGGAGGTCCTCGAGCAAGGCCATACACCGCTGGTTGTGGGCGGAACCGGCTACTACATCCGTGCGCTTTCGGAGGGGCTCCACCAGCTCCCCGAGCCGGATGTGGCGCTTCAGGCCGAACTCTGGCAGGCGCTGGAGGTTGGCGGAGTTGAACCGCTGTTGGAAGAACTTCGGGCCGCCAGCCCCGAGGATGCCCTGCGGGTGCAGCGTAACCCCCGCCGCATTGTACGGGCCCTGGAGGTGCTGCGCCGTACTGGCCTGCCCCCGGCCCGGTTTCCCAAGCGTACGCCCCGGTTTCGCTATCGCAAGCTGATCTTGTGGCCTTCCTGGGGATGGCTCGAGCCCCGCCTTGCCCTCCGCGTGGAGCGCATGTTTGAGCAGGGGCTGGTGCAGGAGGTGGAGCATCTGCTGCGGGCGTATCCGCAGATGCCTACGGCTTTGCAGAGCATTGGCTACAAAGAGGTGGCCGCGCATTTGCGGGGCCAGATGACCCTCGAGCAGGCGCGGCAAGCCACCATTCGGGCCACCCGGGCCTACGCCAAACGCCAGTACACCTGGTTCCGCAAGGAGCCTGGCGAGGTGGCCTTTCTGCCCCATGGCGGCGACGAAGCGTGGCCTGGTGTGCGGGATTGGTTTGAGCACTTTCTCCAGTCGTAG